One genomic window of Halictus rubicundus isolate RS-2024b chromosome 12, iyHalRubi1_principal, whole genome shotgun sequence includes the following:
- the Ast gene encoding single-strand DNA endonuclease protein asteroid, with product MGIKGLTTYINNQSDRYLTYYELRDTYLVIDGNSVGCHIYNLSTRSNCAFGGDYDKYAQRVSNFFDDLLKCNITPLVLLDGGCENKKLKTVIQRAKEKVYMASCFSPMSQQRMKFFPLLNKLVFKDVLRDKNIRHVQCLFEADNAIASVARILNCPVLSYDSDFYIYGTMYIPLDTLEPNVVKSSTGQGYMKRCKIYRVEYLLNSFRGLNQSVLPLAAILLGNDYVKSSIFKNFFKHLQMRGAGRKKHNYRYHLIQATFAWLSKHTLNEAVIGILCRLPKPTRQKILSLIETNINVYTNASADLLVPLGFSKDYAAQVMTYSVNRIFTFDEDINNLTYIEETCDADEDDTSEVEEQEDELEILNTLSTSKPDVPNALVNNLPEWFVNEFLMGRYPSYFMDLLVRGLYICPVQIEDYNYPSSNIISLEIVRTIFTLLTSRPTNDRNVMNYMIRYSHKNLASYTLEGFDRIFSCTVPHLSNLRQIPLIIRKEILNNTLGVVDTQGINELLPEWMLYIACMKYWIEHEQLSRLHKCYAYSLFVCLLFNIVDFKIGKFRNMNYFQNKCGSLIEDIRKRRKESNYKPYYEMNVTIFEACNDVNSDDCLLAASFFVSHFEMDKKLSSNDKKFNRTIVHAFAKFQACLLQAINLNALLDYPYPHIKIANLFNGTLLYNLSNNFKTRYDIDGYINNVLQSSPSLLRLFHVLLSRIKSLFPVLFQSQSNYQVKQRIRKKRVKNNKNGTDSDTEYFSADESLDEPSCYDANNPFSTLQYTQ from the coding sequence ATGGGTATAAAAGGTTTAACAACATATATAAACAATCAATCAGATCGTTATTTGACATATTATGAACTACGTGATACATATTTGGTAATTGACGGCAATAGCGTTGGTTGTCACATATACAATTTATCCACCAGGTCTAATTGCGCGTTTGGCGGTGACTATGACAAATATGCTCAACGCGTATCAAATTTCTTTGACGATCTCTTAAAATGCAATATAACGCCATTAGTCCTTCTAGACGGTGGTTGCGAAAACAAGAAACTGAAAACTGTTATACAAagagcaaaggaaaaagtttatATGGCATCGTGCTTTTCTCCTATGAGTCAACAACGTATGAAATTCTTTCCTTTGCTGAACAAACTGGTGTTTAAGGACGTTTTAAGAGATAAAAATATTCGACATGTTCAATGTTTATTCGAAGCTGACAACGCCATAGCGTCCGTAGCGAGGATATTAAATTGTCCTGTACTCAGTTACGATTCTGATTTTTATATCTATGGAACAATGTATATACCGTTGGATACATTAGAACCGAATGTAGTAAAGAGTTCAACCGGACAAGGTTACATGAAACGCTGTAAAATTTATAGAGTTGAGTACCTATTGAACTCTTTCAGGGGTTTGAATCAATCTGTGCTACCCTTAGCCGCTATATTATTGGGAAACGATTACGTAAAGAGTAGCATATTTAAAAACTTCTTCAAACATTTGCAAATGCGGGGAGCAGGACGAAAGAAACACAATTATAGATACCATCTTATACAAGCAACTTTTGCTTGGTTAAGTAAACATACTTTGAACGAAGCAGTAATCGGTATTctatgcagattacctaaacctACAAGGCAAAAAATATTGAGCTTAATAGAAACCAACATAAATGTTTATACGAATGCGTCTGCAGATTTACTTGTACCATTAGGATTTTCAAAGGACTATGCTGCTCAAGTCATGACATATTCTGTGAACAGAATTTTCACATTCGATGAAGATATCAACAATTTGACGTACATAGAAGAAACCTGCGATGCGGATGAGGATGACACAAGCGAAGTAGAAGAGCAGGAAGATGAGCTTGAGATATTAAATACGTTAAGCACATCAAAGCCTGATGTCCCTAATGCATTAGTTAACAATTTACCAGAATGGTTtgtgaatgaatttttaatggGCAGATATCCTTCGTATTTCATGGACTTGTTGGTTCGAGGTTTATACATTTGTCCAGTACAAATAGAGGATTATAATTATCCTTCGAGTAATATAATAAGTTTAGAGATTGTTAGGACTATATTTACACTTTTGACATCAAGACCAACGAATGATAGAAATGTTATGAATTACATGATTAGATATTCTCATAAAAATCTCGCAAGTTATACATTagaaggatttgatagaatatttTCTTGTACAGTACCACATCTATCTAATCTTAGACAAATTCCGTTAATCATTCGGAAAGAGATTTTAAATAATACTTTGGGAGTAGTGGATACTCAAGGAATAAATGAACTTTTACCAGAATGGATGCTGTACATTGCTTGTATGAAATATTGGATTGAACACGAGCAACTATCTAGATTGCACAAATGTTATGCATATtctttatttgtttgtttattatttaatatagtAGATTTTAAAATaggaaaatttagaaatatgaattattttcaaaataaatgtgGTTCATTAATCGAAGATATAcgaaaaaggagaaaagaaaGTAATTATAAGCCTTATTATGAAATGAATGTCACAATTTTCGAGGCCTGTAATGATGTTAATTCAGACGATTGCTTACTAGCAGCATCATTTTTCGTTTCTCACTTTGAAATGGATAAAAAGTTATCCTCGAATGACAAGAAATTTAATAGGACAATCGTTCATGCATTTGCAAAGTTTCAGGCTTGCTTATTGCAAGCTATAAATTTGAATGCACTTTTAGATTACCCTTATCCACATATCAAGATAGCTAATTTATTTAATGGGactttattgtataatttatcTAATAATTTTAAGACACGCTATGACATTGATGGATACATAAATAATGTGTTGCAAAGTTCTCCAAGTCTGTTAAGACTGTTTCATGTACTCTTGTCAAGGATAAAATCTCTATTTCCTGTATTATTTCAATCTCAAAGTAATTATCAAGTAAAACAAAGAATTAGAAAAAAGCGtgtaaagaataataaaaatggaACTGATAGTGATACAGAGTATTTTTCTGCAGATGAAAGTTTAGATGAACCATCGTGTTATGATGCAAACAATCCCTTTTCTACATTACAATACACACAATAA
- the Ccs gene encoding copper chaperone for superoxide dismutase isoform X3: MSSAKIEFAVNMTCQKCVDAVQNSLASVKGIENIDISLEKGNVVVQTNLPYSVIQEKIEQSGRKAILKGYGNSLSAVAMLGGNSGYSVSNKIMGVIRFAETPDGCIIDGTVDGLKPGKHGIHIHECGDISEGCNSVGEHFNPNNTIHGGPDDDVNKRHIGDLGNITANEVGRATFRRIVTLIKIPDIIGRSLVITESPDDLGKGDAPSSKIDGNSGNRLACGIIARSSGLFQNAKKICACDGLTLWDERDKALLEKQESSNYFGSTKL, from the exons ATGTCATCGGCAAAG ATTGAATTTGCGGTGAACATGACTTGTCAAAAATGTGTCGATGCGGTACAAAACAGTTTGGCCAGTGTAAAGGGAATTGAAAATATCGATATATCATTGGAAAAAGGAAATGTTGTTGTTCAAACGAATTTACCATATTCAGTAATACAAGAAAAAATTGAACAATCTGgaagaaaagcaattttgaAAGGATATGGAA aTTCTCTCAGTGCAGTTGCAATGTTAGGAGGAAACTCAGGGTACAGTGTGAGCAACAAGATAATGGGAGTCATAAGATTCGCAGAAACTCCTGATGGGTGTATTATAGATGGTACAGTTGATGGTTTAAAACCAGGAAAACATGGTATACATATACATGAATGTGGTGATATTTCAGAAGGCTGTAATAG TGTTGGAGAACATTTTAATCCAAATAATACAATACATGGAGGACCCGACGATGACGTGAACAAACGG CATATAGGAGATCTTGGTAACATTACAGCAAATGAAGTTGGTAGAGCTACATTTAGAAGAATAGTTACACTGATAAAAATACCTGATATTATTGGAAGATCCCTAGTTATAACAGAAAGTCCAGATGATCTGGGGAAGGGAGATGCCCCAAGTTCTAAAATAGatggaaatagtggaaatag ATTGGCTTGTGGCATTATTGCTCGTTCATCTGGCTTGTTTCAAAATGCAAAGAAGATCTGTGCTTGCGACGGACTTACACTGTGGGATGAAAGGGATAAAGCACTCTTAGAGAAACAGGAGTCTAGTAATTATTTTGGATCAA caaaattataa
- the Ccs gene encoding copper chaperone for superoxide dismutase isoform X2, giving the protein MSSAKIEFAVNMTCQKCVDAVQNSLASVKGIENIDISLEKGNVVVQTNLPYSVIQEKIEQSGRKAILKGYGNSLSAVAMLGGNSGYSVSNKIMGVIRFAETPDGCIIDGTVDGLKPGKHGIHIHECGDISEGCNSVGEHFNPNNTIHGGPDDDVNKRHIGDLGNITANEVGRATFRRIVTLIKIPDIIGRSLVITESPDDLGKGDAPSSKIDGNSGNRLACGIIARSSGLFQNAKKICACDGLTLWDERDKALLEKQESSNYFGSSNASKL; this is encoded by the exons ATGTCATCGGCAAAG ATTGAATTTGCGGTGAACATGACTTGTCAAAAATGTGTCGATGCGGTACAAAACAGTTTGGCCAGTGTAAAGGGAATTGAAAATATCGATATATCATTGGAAAAAGGAAATGTTGTTGTTCAAACGAATTTACCATATTCAGTAATACAAGAAAAAATTGAACAATCTGgaagaaaagcaattttgaAAGGATATGGAA aTTCTCTCAGTGCAGTTGCAATGTTAGGAGGAAACTCAGGGTACAGTGTGAGCAACAAGATAATGGGAGTCATAAGATTCGCAGAAACTCCTGATGGGTGTATTATAGATGGTACAGTTGATGGTTTAAAACCAGGAAAACATGGTATACATATACATGAATGTGGTGATATTTCAGAAGGCTGTAATAG TGTTGGAGAACATTTTAATCCAAATAATACAATACATGGAGGACCCGACGATGACGTGAACAAACGG CATATAGGAGATCTTGGTAACATTACAGCAAATGAAGTTGGTAGAGCTACATTTAGAAGAATAGTTACACTGATAAAAATACCTGATATTATTGGAAGATCCCTAGTTATAACAGAAAGTCCAGATGATCTGGGGAAGGGAGATGCCCCAAGTTCTAAAATAGatggaaatagtggaaatag ATTGGCTTGTGGCATTATTGCTCGTTCATCTGGCTTGTTTCAAAATGCAAAGAAGATCTGTGCTTGCGACGGACTTACACTGTGGGATGAAAGGGATAAAGCACTCTTAGAGAAACAGGAGTCTAGTAATTATTTTGGATCAAGTAATGCTT caaaattataa
- the Ccs gene encoding copper chaperone for superoxide dismutase isoform X1 gives MSSAKIEFAVNMTCQKCVDAVQNSLASVKGIENIDISLEKGNVVVQTNLPYSVIQEKIEQSGRKAILKGYGNSLSAVAMLGGNSGYSVSNKIMGVIRFAETPDGCIIDGTVDGLKPGKHGIHIHECGDISEGCNSVGEHFNPNNTIHGGPDDDVNKRHIGDLGNITANEVGRATFRRIVTLIKIPDIIGRSLVITESPDDLGKGDAPSSKIDGNSGNRLACGIIARSSGLFQNAKKICACDGLTLWDERDKALLEKQESSNYFGSSNACTVS, from the exons ATGTCATCGGCAAAG ATTGAATTTGCGGTGAACATGACTTGTCAAAAATGTGTCGATGCGGTACAAAACAGTTTGGCCAGTGTAAAGGGAATTGAAAATATCGATATATCATTGGAAAAAGGAAATGTTGTTGTTCAAACGAATTTACCATATTCAGTAATACAAGAAAAAATTGAACAATCTGgaagaaaagcaattttgaAAGGATATGGAA aTTCTCTCAGTGCAGTTGCAATGTTAGGAGGAAACTCAGGGTACAGTGTGAGCAACAAGATAATGGGAGTCATAAGATTCGCAGAAACTCCTGATGGGTGTATTATAGATGGTACAGTTGATGGTTTAAAACCAGGAAAACATGGTATACATATACATGAATGTGGTGATATTTCAGAAGGCTGTAATAG TGTTGGAGAACATTTTAATCCAAATAATACAATACATGGAGGACCCGACGATGACGTGAACAAACGG CATATAGGAGATCTTGGTAACATTACAGCAAATGAAGTTGGTAGAGCTACATTTAGAAGAATAGTTACACTGATAAAAATACCTGATATTATTGGAAGATCCCTAGTTATAACAGAAAGTCCAGATGATCTGGGGAAGGGAGATGCCCCAAGTTCTAAAATAGatggaaatagtggaaatag ATTGGCTTGTGGCATTATTGCTCGTTCATCTGGCTTGTTTCAAAATGCAAAGAAGATCTGTGCTTGCGACGGACTTACACTGTGGGATGAAAGGGATAAAGCACTCTTAGAGAAACAGGAGTCTAGTAATTATTTTGGATCAAGTAATGCTTGTACAGTATCTTAA
- the LOC143359991 gene encoding uncharacterized protein LOC143359991, with product MSVTFAQRGRPPPNSAQIQKMLDENCQLIQTIQEYQNKGKSQECMQYQQILHRNLAYLASLADANQNIQALLPPPQAIPNGHQHAMMNPQGLPNPPAGSGGPVGDMPPNSQPTLPMSSFNQGQPMPQAGYRSPVMPGQGPAINRPPTAPGPQQYRGPQGYPQQPSQQGYPAQYGNQNPGSNYQGPQGAAYTPGQPNQYGPPNASQQQGYSASTPPNYGPPTTVNSYGPQPGGYPPPGSTQPPTGYGPPPPNQQGYPPANPSQQNFPSSGQQQQPGQYGSPSPQPNYQQPPSQPPPQNAYGGGQPGSYPPPSSQAYANNVPPQNYPAPPTSSAAQSPQPGSQQSSGPQPNYGNQPSPGPGSTQYGPASTSPPFSTASASGVNTYAQSSQPTSTPSASTQTYPPSGGPPPTSQGGSYAPSVPSPSGYPVHQTPHPASHSPHQPPHQSPHQPPHASHQPPHQPSHQSSHQPPAHQPPHPPQQSQQQSQTPPQSQQQQSQSPAPSGFQPPSGPPQGPAPPPGPQPQPGYGPATTQTYVPPTPGGQPQVYSPHPPQGGQHYGHPQYPPQSYPPPPAGQGYPQYPPRPPGGHMPPPPGPQGPPPPNQYGGYGYQPPPQ from the exons ATGTCCGTGACCTTTGCTCAACGCGGTAGACCGCCACCGAATTCTGCCCAAATACAAAAG ATGCTTGACGAGAATTGTCAGTTGATACAAACAATACAGGAATATCAGAATAAAGGAAAATCGCAAGAATGTATGCA gtatCAACAGATATTGCATCGTAATTTGGCATACTTGGCATCACTGGCTGATGCCAATCAAAATATACAAGCATTATTACCT CCTCCACAAGCAATACCTAATGGTCATCAACACGCCATGATGAATCCTCAAGGCCTTCCAAACCCTCCTGCAGGTTCGGGTGGACCTGTAGGGGATATGCCACCAAATAGTCAACCCACATTACCAATGTCAAGTTTTAATCAAGGACAGCCAATGCCGCAAGCTGGATATCGTAGCCCTGTCATGCCTGGACAAGGACCTGCTATAAATA GACCACCTACTGCACCTGGACCGCAACAGTACAGAGGGCCTCAAGGTTACCCTCAACAGCCTTCTCAACAAGGTTATCCAGCTCAGTATGGTAATCAAAATCCTGGTTCCAATTACCAAGGACCTCAGGGAGCGGCGTATACTCCAGGACAACCAAATCAATATGGACCACCGAACGCGTCTCAGCAACAGGGATATAGTGCATCGACACCACCAAATTATGGTCCTCCAACTACGGTAAACAGTTATGGTCCTCAACCAGGTGGATATCCACCACCAGGAAGTACTCAACCACCTACAGGATATGGTCCGCCGCCTCCAAATCAACAGGGCTATCCACCTGCTAATCCTTCTCAACAGAACTTCCCATCGAGTGGTCAACAACAACAACCAGGACAATATGGTAGTCCTAGCCCGCAACCGAATTACCAGCAACCCCCATCTCAGCCACCACCTCAAAATGCGTATGGAGGTGGTCAGCCTGGTAGTTACCCTCCTCCGTCTTCTCAGGCGTATGCAAATAATGTTCCACCGCAGAACTATCCAGCTCCTCCTACATCCAGTGCTGCTCAATCTCCACAACCTGGATCACAACAAAGTTCTGGTCCTCAGCCCAATTATGGTAATCAACCAAGTCCTGGACCAGGTTCGACACAGTACGGACCAGCATCTACGTCTCCACCATTCAGTACAGCCTCTGCGAGCGGAGTTAACACTTATGCCCAAAGTAGTCAACCAACGAGTACACCGTCTGCCTCGACTCAAACTTATCCGCCAAGCGGTGGACCACCGCCTACTTCCCAAGGCGGTAGTTATGCTCCCTCTGTTCCTTCTCCGTCTGGATACCCTGTCCATCAAACACCACATCCGGCATCGCACTCACCGCATCAACCGCCACATCAGTCTCCTCATCAGCCTCCTCACGCTTCTCATCAACCGCCCCATCAACCATCTCATCAGTCGTCTCATCAGCCTCCCGCACATCAACCGCCGCACCCTCCGCAGCAATCTCAGCAACAGTCACAAACACCGCCGCAGTCACAACAACAGCAGTCTCAGAGTCCTGCGCCAAGTGGATTTCAGCCACCGTCAGGTCCTCCGCAAGGTCCTGCTCCACCACCAGGCCCACAGCCGCAACCTGGTTACGGACCAGCTACTACACAAACATATGTACCACCAACTCCAGGCGGACAACCACAG GTGTATTCTCCTCATCCGCCACAAGGTGGTCAGCATTATGGACATCCACAATATCCTCCTCAGAGTTACCCACCTCCACCAGCAGGACAAGGATATCCCCAGTATCCGCCACGACCTCCCGGGGGACACATGCCTCCACCACCTGGACCACAGGGACCTCCTCCACCAAATCAGTACGGTGGTTACGGCTACCAGCCACCTCCACAATAA
- the Ccs gene encoding copper chaperone for superoxide dismutase isoform X4, whose product MSSAKIEFAVNMTCQKCVDAVQNSLASVKGIENIDISLEKGNVVVQTNLPYSVIQEKIEQSGRKAILKGYGNSLSAVAMLGGNSGYSVSNKIMGVIRFAETPDGCIIDGTVDGLKPGKHGIHIHECGDISEGCNSVGEHFNPNNTIHGGPDDDVNKRHIGDLGNITANEVGRATFRRIVTLIKIPDIIGRSLVITESPDDLGKGDAPSSKIDGNSGNRLACGIIARSSGLFQNAKKICACDGLTLWDERDKALLEKQESTKL is encoded by the exons ATGTCATCGGCAAAG ATTGAATTTGCGGTGAACATGACTTGTCAAAAATGTGTCGATGCGGTACAAAACAGTTTGGCCAGTGTAAAGGGAATTGAAAATATCGATATATCATTGGAAAAAGGAAATGTTGTTGTTCAAACGAATTTACCATATTCAGTAATACAAGAAAAAATTGAACAATCTGgaagaaaagcaattttgaAAGGATATGGAA aTTCTCTCAGTGCAGTTGCAATGTTAGGAGGAAACTCAGGGTACAGTGTGAGCAACAAGATAATGGGAGTCATAAGATTCGCAGAAACTCCTGATGGGTGTATTATAGATGGTACAGTTGATGGTTTAAAACCAGGAAAACATGGTATACATATACATGAATGTGGTGATATTTCAGAAGGCTGTAATAG TGTTGGAGAACATTTTAATCCAAATAATACAATACATGGAGGACCCGACGATGACGTGAACAAACGG CATATAGGAGATCTTGGTAACATTACAGCAAATGAAGTTGGTAGAGCTACATTTAGAAGAATAGTTACACTGATAAAAATACCTGATATTATTGGAAGATCCCTAGTTATAACAGAAAGTCCAGATGATCTGGGGAAGGGAGATGCCCCAAGTTCTAAAATAGatggaaatagtggaaatag ATTGGCTTGTGGCATTATTGCTCGTTCATCTGGCTTGTTTCAAAATGCAAAGAAGATCTGTGCTTGCGACGGACTTACACTGTGGGATGAAAGGGATAAAGCACTCTTAGAGAAACAGGAGTCTA caaaattataa